From Patescibacteria group bacterium, a single genomic window includes:
- a CDS encoding HAD-IIIA family hydrolase: MSRPEPDMRFHSIGHVPVDVLRYAGIKVLLFDVDNTCALRKFGCLTNEAIDLIMKAKAAGMTVVLVSNVVSSKRRIERVRKMAYDNDVAFVCATFPRLKPHPAPYQEAMSLADAKPNEACMIGDQLFTDVKGAKRLGMMAILVDPLGSDHLVTTPRRLLQNLALRKVAYT; encoded by the coding sequence ATGTCTAGACCCGAGCCGGATATGCGGTTTCACTCGATCGGACACGTCCCGGTCGATGTCCTCCGATACGCAGGGATCAAGGTCCTGCTCTTTGATGTCGACAATACCTGCGCGCTCCGCAAGTTTGGTTGCCTGACCAACGAGGCGATCGACTTGATCATGAAGGCAAAGGCAGCTGGAATGACCGTCGTCCTCGTGTCGAACGTCGTCTCCAGCAAGCGCCGGATCGAGCGCGTACGAAAGATGGCGTACGACAACGATGTGGCCTTCGTCTGTGCTACATTTCCGCGACTCAAGCCGCACCCCGCCCCGTACCAGGAAGCCATGAGCCTTGCTGACGCCAAGCCGAATGAGGCTTGCATGATCGGTGACCAGCTCTTCACCGACGTGAAAGGCGCAAAGCGTCTCGGCATGATGGCAATTCTGGTAGATCCACTCGGCAGTGACCACCTTGTCACCACACCGAGGCGCCTGCTCCAGAACTTGGCCCTCCGCAAGGTGGCCTACACCTGA